A section of the Serratia liquefaciens ATCC 27592 genome encodes:
- a CDS encoding ABC transporter permease: MSNIGFNAAGAAPRYASARRHQRPGLFIVAVAILLSLLALLPLGFVISVAFETGWPTVKALVFRPRVAELLLNTLLLVVFTLPICAVLGVALAWLTERTTLPGRRIWSLLATAPLAVPAFVQSYAWISLVPSMHGLGAGVFISVIAYFPFIYLPAAAVLRRLDPGIEDVATSLGTRPLAVFFRVVLPQLKLAIWGGSLLIALHLLAEYGLYAMIRFDTFTTAIFDQFQSTFNGPAANMLAGVLVLCCLVLLLLEAGSRGRARYARVGSGSARSQNAYRLGPAATLFGLLLPLVLTALALGVPFITLARWLTLGGFEVWRNAELLPALLQTLSLAASGALLITLCAIPMAWLSVRYPARLYRILEGCNYVTSSLPGIVVALALVTITIHSFRPIYQTEITLLLAYLLMFMPRALINLRAGIAQAPVELENVARSLGRSPAQALWSTTLRLAAPGAAAGAALVFLAISNELTATLLLAPNGTRTLATAFWALTSEIDYVAAAPYALIMVVLSLPLTWLLYSQSKRTAGL; this comes from the coding sequence ATGTCGAATATAGGTTTCAACGCTGCCGGTGCAGCGCCACGTTACGCTTCAGCCCGACGCCATCAGCGGCCGGGGTTGTTTATCGTGGCGGTCGCCATTTTACTCTCCCTGCTGGCACTGTTGCCGTTGGGGTTTGTCATTAGCGTGGCGTTTGAAACCGGTTGGCCGACGGTGAAAGCTCTGGTTTTTCGCCCCCGGGTGGCCGAACTGCTGCTTAATACTCTGTTGCTGGTGGTCTTCACACTGCCTATTTGTGCCGTTCTTGGGGTGGCATTGGCCTGGTTGACCGAGCGTACCACCTTGCCCGGACGGCGTATCTGGTCACTGTTAGCAACCGCACCGCTGGCGGTGCCCGCCTTTGTGCAAAGCTACGCCTGGATAAGCCTGGTACCTTCGATGCATGGCTTGGGCGCAGGGGTCTTTATTTCGGTCATTGCCTACTTCCCGTTTATTTACTTGCCGGCGGCCGCAGTACTGCGCCGGCTTGATCCCGGTATTGAAGACGTCGCCACTTCGCTGGGCACCCGCCCGCTGGCGGTGTTTTTCCGCGTGGTATTGCCTCAGCTGAAATTGGCGATTTGGGGCGGTTCACTGTTGATCGCTTTGCATTTGCTGGCGGAATACGGCCTGTATGCGATGATCCGCTTTGATACCTTCACCACCGCCATTTTCGATCAGTTCCAGTCCACTTTTAACGGCCCGGCGGCCAATATGCTGGCCGGGGTACTGGTGCTTTGCTGCCTGGTGCTGTTGCTGCTGGAAGCCGGCAGTCGAGGCCGAGCGCGCTATGCTCGCGTCGGTTCCGGCAGCGCCCGCAGCCAGAACGCTTACCGTCTTGGGCCTGCCGCTACCCTGTTCGGCCTGCTACTGCCCTTGGTGCTCACCGCGCTGGCGCTGGGGGTGCCCTTTATCACGCTGGCCCGCTGGCTGACCTTGGGTGGATTTGAGGTCTGGCGCAATGCCGAACTGCTGCCAGCCCTGCTGCAAACGCTGTCACTGGCGGCCAGCGGAGCGCTGTTGATCACCTTATGCGCCATCCCAATGGCCTGGCTTTCGGTACGCTATCCGGCACGACTGTATCGGATTTTGGAAGGCTGCAATTATGTCACCAGCTCGCTGCCCGGTATCGTCGTGGCGTTGGCGTTGGTCACCATCACCATTCACAGCTTCCGCCCAATTTATCAAACCGAAATTACCCTGCTGCTGGCCTATTTACTGATGTTTATGCCGCGAGCCTTGATCAACCTGCGTGCCGGCATCGCTCAGGCACCGGTAGAGTTGGAAAATGTGGCGCGCAGCCTCGGCCGATCCCCGGCGCAGGCGCTGTGGAGTACCACGCTGCGACTGGCGGCTCCCGGCGCGGCCGCCGGTGCGGCACTGGTGTTTCTGGCCATCTCGAACGAATTGACTGCCACCCTGCTGCTGGCCCCCAACGGCACCCGCACGTTAGCTACCGCTTTCTGGGCGCTGACCAGCGAGATCGACTATGTGGCGGCGGCCCCTTACGCGCTGATTATGGTGGTGTTATCACTGCCACTGACCTGGCTTCTTTATTCTCAATCCAAACGCACGGCGGGATTATGA
- a CDS encoding ABC transporter substrate-binding protein, with the protein MNIGVDKTPIRDNDVTYSFKLKGLAGLIILSLQAGVAVQAAEVPAGVQLAAKQELVRANGYEPATLDPNLAESNVEFYIFNDLFEGLLRVGKNGEVIPALATKWETKGTVWTFHLRPEAKWSNGDPVTADDFVFSWRRLTDPKTASPYGSYLASAYVLNAAEINAGGKPPSELGVKALDAHTLQVTLAEPNSYLLKQLVHFPVLPVNRKVVEQYGKNWTQPQNFVGNGAFKLAQWVVNEKVVLERNTQYWDNAHTVLNKVTFLPLQGFPEVARFRAGEIELGYSAPPELYQQLKKNLGDEQLVTYPLLSTSYFAFNNRQPPFNDVRVRQALNLALDKQVIAGKVLGYGQQPAWTFTPTGAGGFTLQPGVAAGWSQEQRIAQAKKLLAEAGFNAQHPLRFTLLYSNDATIKKIVIAASAMWKKNLGAEVTLQNQERKVVLDNINNGQYSAAFSRWLADYNDPSTFLNVFRSTSSENSAKYANEHYDRLLHQATAAQSPEQVQQAFQQAEDVLAVDTPVAPVYYEANATLVKPYVKGIDFTRQGPLYDKNVYILAH; encoded by the coding sequence ATGAATATAGGCGTCGACAAAACACCAATAAGGGATAACGACGTGACATATTCATTCAAGCTTAAGGGATTGGCTGGTCTAATCATCTTGTCTTTGCAGGCTGGCGTGGCGGTGCAGGCCGCCGAGGTGCCTGCGGGCGTTCAACTGGCCGCCAAACAGGAGCTGGTGCGGGCCAATGGTTACGAGCCGGCTACGCTGGATCCGAACCTGGCGGAAAGCAACGTGGAATTTTATATCTTCAATGACCTGTTTGAAGGGCTGCTGCGGGTGGGAAAAAATGGCGAGGTGATCCCCGCATTGGCCACCAAGTGGGAAACTAAGGGGACTGTCTGGACCTTCCATCTGCGGCCAGAAGCGAAATGGTCAAATGGCGATCCGGTGACCGCCGATGACTTCGTCTTTAGCTGGCGGCGCTTGACCGATCCCAAAACCGCTTCACCCTACGGCAGCTATCTGGCGTCGGCCTATGTATTGAATGCGGCGGAAATTAACGCCGGTGGCAAACCGCCGAGCGAACTGGGCGTGAAAGCGTTGGATGCCCATACCCTGCAGGTGACGCTGGCTGAACCTAACTCCTATTTGCTTAAACAGCTGGTGCATTTTCCGGTGCTGCCGGTAAATCGGAAAGTGGTGGAGCAATACGGCAAAAACTGGACCCAACCGCAAAACTTCGTCGGTAACGGAGCTTTCAAACTGGCGCAGTGGGTGGTGAATGAAAAAGTGGTCCTAGAGCGAAATACCCAGTATTGGGATAACGCCCACACGGTGCTCAATAAGGTGACATTCCTGCCGCTGCAAGGGTTCCCGGAAGTGGCGCGTTTTCGCGCCGGTGAGATCGAACTGGGTTACAGCGCACCGCCAGAGTTATATCAACAGTTGAAAAAAAACCTGGGCGATGAGCAACTGGTGACTTATCCGCTGCTGTCGACCAGCTACTTTGCCTTTAATAACCGGCAGCCGCCCTTTAACGACGTGCGTGTGCGTCAGGCGCTGAATCTGGCGCTGGATAAACAGGTGATTGCCGGCAAGGTCTTGGGCTATGGTCAACAGCCGGCCTGGACCTTTACCCCAACCGGCGCCGGTGGCTTTACCTTACAGCCTGGCGTGGCGGCGGGGTGGTCGCAAGAGCAACGCATTGCCCAAGCGAAAAAGCTGCTGGCGGAAGCCGGTTTTAACGCGCAGCATCCGTTACGTTTCACTCTGCTGTACAGCAACGACGCCACCATCAAGAAAATAGTGATCGCCGCTAGCGCGATGTGGAAAAAGAACCTGGGAGCAGAGGTCACTTTGCAAAATCAGGAGCGCAAGGTGGTATTGGACAATATCAACAACGGTCAATACAGTGCGGCGTTCAGCCGTTGGTTGGCGGATTACAACGATCCTTCCACTTTCCTGAATGTATTCCGCTCTACCAGCAGCGAGAACTCGGCCAAATATGCCAATGAGCATTACGATCGGCTACTGCACCAGGCTACCGCGGCGCAAAGCCCGGAACAGGTGCAGCAGGCCTTCCAGCAGGCAGAAGATGTGTTGGCGGTGGATACGCCGGTGGCCCCGGTGTACTACGAGGCTAACGCCACGCTGGTCAAACCCTATGTGAAAGGCATCGACTTTACCCGCCAGGGGCCGTTGTACGACAAAAACGTGTATATCCTCGCGCATTGA
- a CDS encoding magnesium transporter yields MMKSHQNYLSPALARAETQDESSIASYMNADFITVPGNMTVNKAKEYFLSQLKTDEIPAQLFVTADDYHLRGTLSVKKLLQCEDDDKPVGVMINHSYFQVSPDDDRNDVAHLLGKGGLDVVPVVVNKTLVGVLGEKEIARLIEDENTEDAQRQGASLPLDKPYLETSPWALWRKRSVWLLMLFVAEAYTGNVLKAFEEQLEAAIALAFFIPLLIGTGGNSGTQITSTLVRAMALGEVSLRNLGAVIRKEVSTSLLIAATIGIAAWARAWIMGVGMDVTMVVSLSLVAITVWSAIVSSIIPMLLKRVGIDPAVVSAPFIATFIDGTGLIIYFKIAQHVLGI; encoded by the coding sequence ATAATGAAGTCACATCAAAATTACCTCTCCCCGGCGCTGGCCCGTGCTGAAACTCAAGACGAGTCTTCGATTGCGAGCTATATGAACGCCGATTTTATTACCGTTCCCGGCAATATGACGGTCAACAAAGCCAAGGAATATTTTCTTTCTCAGTTAAAAACAGATGAAATTCCCGCTCAGCTGTTTGTCACTGCTGATGATTATCATCTGCGCGGTACGCTGTCGGTAAAAAAATTATTGCAGTGCGAAGACGATGATAAACCCGTTGGCGTGATGATCAACCACAGCTATTTCCAGGTCTCTCCCGATGACGACCGTAATGACGTTGCCCATTTATTGGGTAAGGGCGGGCTGGACGTAGTACCGGTGGTGGTGAATAAAACGCTGGTGGGCGTGCTGGGCGAAAAAGAAATCGCCCGGCTGATTGAAGACGAAAATACCGAGGATGCGCAACGCCAGGGCGCCAGCCTGCCGCTGGACAAGCCTTATCTCGAAACCAGCCCCTGGGCATTGTGGCGCAAGCGTTCGGTGTGGTTACTGATGCTGTTTGTCGCCGAAGCCTATACCGGCAATGTGTTAAAGGCCTTTGAAGAACAGCTGGAAGCGGCGATAGCACTGGCATTCTTCATTCCGTTGCTGATCGGTACCGGCGGTAACAGCGGTACTCAAATCACTTCTACGTTGGTACGTGCCATGGCGCTGGGAGAGGTCAGCCTGCGTAACCTGGGCGCGGTGATCCGCAAAGAGGTGTCCACCTCGCTGCTGATAGCCGCTACTATCGGCATCGCAGCCTGGGCGCGCGCCTGGATCATGGGCGTGGGCATGGACGTTACTATGGTGGTCAGCCTGTCGCTGGTGGCGATTACCGTTTGGAGCGCCATTGTTTCATCCATTATCCCGATGCTGCTCAAGCGTGTGGGCATTGATCCGGCGGTAGTGTCGGCGCCGTTTATCGCCACCTTTATTGATGGTACCGGGCTGATTATCTACTTCAAAATCGCCCAGCACGTGCTGGGGATATAA
- a CDS encoding iron ABC transporter substrate-binding protein: MKLRFTSLGPIALLASSMMLAFSANAASQDEGIVIYNAQHENLVKSWVDGFTKDTGIKVTLRNGGDSELGNQLVQEGSASPADVFLTENSPAMVLVDNAKLFAPLDATTLAQVEPQYRPQHGRWIGIAARSTVFVYNPAKLTEAQLPKSLLDLAKPEWKGRWAASPSGADFQAIVSALLELKGEKATLEWLKAMKTNFTAYKGNSTVMKAVNAGQIDSGVIYHYYPFVDGAKTGENSKNIKLYYFKHQDPGAFVSISGGGVLASSKHQQQAQAFVKWITGKNGQEILRTNNAFEYAVGVNAASNPKLVPLKELDAPKVDASALNGKKVVELMTEAGLL, from the coding sequence ATGAAGCTGCGTTTCACTTCTCTCGGCCCCATTGCCCTGTTGGCGTCGTCCATGATGCTGGCGTTTTCCGCCAATGCCGCATCTCAGGATGAAGGTATCGTTATTTATAACGCCCAGCATGAAAACCTGGTGAAATCCTGGGTGGACGGTTTTACCAAAGACACCGGCATTAAAGTGACCCTGCGTAATGGCGGCGACAGTGAGTTGGGTAATCAACTGGTGCAAGAAGGGAGTGCATCCCCCGCCGACGTTTTTCTGACGGAAAACTCCCCGGCGATGGTGTTGGTGGATAACGCCAAACTGTTTGCGCCCCTGGACGCCACTACCCTGGCCCAGGTTGAACCGCAGTACCGTCCACAGCATGGCCGTTGGATAGGCATTGCTGCCCGCTCAACGGTATTCGTCTACAACCCGGCTAAGTTGACCGAAGCGCAATTGCCGAAATCACTGCTGGATCTGGCCAAGCCGGAATGGAAAGGCCGCTGGGCAGCCTCACCTTCAGGTGCGGATTTCCAGGCGATCGTCAGCGCCTTGCTGGAGCTAAAAGGCGAGAAAGCCACCCTGGAATGGCTGAAAGCGATGAAAACCAACTTCACCGCTTACAAAGGCAACAGCACCGTGATGAAAGCGGTGAATGCCGGCCAAATCGACAGCGGTGTCATCTATCACTATTATCCCTTTGTCGACGGTGCCAAGACCGGCGAGAACAGTAAAAATATCAAGCTCTACTACTTCAAACACCAGGATCCAGGTGCTTTTGTCAGCATCTCCGGTGGCGGCGTGTTGGCCTCAAGCAAACACCAGCAGCAGGCTCAGGCGTTCGTGAAGTGGATCACCGGTAAAAACGGCCAGGAGATCCTGCGTACCAACAATGCGTTCGAATATGCCGTGGGCGTTAACGCAGCCTCCAACCCGAAACTGGTACCGCTGAAAGAGCTGGACGCGCCTAAAGTTGACGCCTCCGCGCTGAACGGCAAAAAAGTCGTCGAATTGATGACCGAAGCCGGTTTGTTGTAA
- the mgtS gene encoding protein MgtS → MGNMIFFVGFLSIISSLGLFAAYMSSKWDD, encoded by the coding sequence ATGGGAAACATGATCTTCTTTGTAGGATTCCTGAGCATCATCAGCTCACTGGGCCTGTTCGCCGCCTATATGAGCTCTAAATGGGATGATTAA